One region of Enterobacter ludwigii genomic DNA includes:
- a CDS encoding XylR family transcriptional regulator, protein MFEKRHRITLLFNANKAYDRQVVEGVGEYLQASQSEWDIFIEEDFRTRLENIKDWLGDGVIADYDDPVIEQLLTDVDVPIVGVGGSYHSPEHYPPVHYIATDNHALVEAAFLHLKEKGVHRFAFYGLPATSGKRWAVEREHAFCQLVAQEKYRGVVYQGLETAPENWQHAQNRLADWLQTLPPQTGIIAVTDARARHVLQVCEHLHIPVPEKLCVIGIDNEELTRYLSRVALSSVAQGTRQMGYQAAKLLHRLLDKESLSLQRLLVPPVRVVERRSTDYRSLSDPAVIQAMHFIRNHACKGIKVDQVLDSVGISRSNLEKRFKEEVGETIHAVIHAEKLEKARSLLISTSLSINEISQMCGYPSLQYFYSVFRKEYDTTPKEYRDRYSEVLI, encoded by the coding sequence ATGTTCGAAAAGCGTCACCGCATTACGTTGTTATTCAATGCCAATAAAGCCTATGACCGTCAGGTTGTTGAAGGGGTTGGTGAATATTTGCAGGCGTCGCAATCCGAATGGGATATCTTTATTGAGGAAGATTTTCGTACCCGTCTGGAGAACATCAAAGACTGGCTGGGTGATGGCGTTATCGCCGACTATGACGATCCCGTCATTGAGCAACTGCTGACAGACGTCGACGTCCCGATTGTGGGCGTCGGCGGCTCTTACCATTCCCCCGAACACTATCCGCCGGTTCACTATATTGCCACCGATAACCATGCCCTGGTGGAGGCAGCCTTTCTCCATTTAAAAGAGAAAGGCGTCCATCGCTTCGCTTTTTATGGCTTACCCGCCACCAGCGGCAAGCGCTGGGCCGTTGAGCGTGAACACGCGTTTTGCCAGTTGGTCGCGCAGGAGAAGTACCGTGGCGTAGTGTATCAGGGGCTGGAAACCGCCCCTGAAAACTGGCAGCACGCGCAAAACCGTCTGGCTGACTGGCTGCAAACGCTGCCACCGCAAACCGGGATTATTGCCGTCACGGACGCCCGCGCACGCCACGTTTTGCAGGTATGCGAACATTTGCACATCCCGGTACCGGAAAAACTGTGCGTGATTGGCATTGATAACGAAGAACTCACCCGCTATCTGTCTCGCGTGGCGCTCTCCTCCGTTGCACAAGGGACGCGTCAGATGGGTTATCAGGCAGCGAAGCTGTTGCATCGCCTGCTGGATAAAGAATCCCTGTCGCTTCAGCGGTTGCTTGTGCCTCCTGTCCGCGTCGTAGAACGTCGCTCAACCGACTATCGCTCCTTAAGCGACCCGGCCGTTATTCAGGCCATGCACTTTATTCGCAACCACGCCTGCAAGGGAATTAAGGTCGATCAGGTGCTGGATTCGGTGGGTATTTCGCGTTCGAATCTGGAGAAACGCTTCAAAGAAGAAGTGGGCGAAACCATTCATGCCGTCATCCATGCTGAAAAGCTGGAGAAAGCGCGCAGCTTGCTCATCTCCACGTCACTGTCGATTAACGAAATCTCGCAGATGTGCGGCTACCCGTCTCTGCAATATTTCTATTCGGTGTTTCGCAAAGAGTACGACACCACGCCAAAAGAGTACCGGGATCGCTACAGTGAGGTGCTGATATAG
- a CDS encoding sugar ABC transporter permease: MSKSNPSDIKVAVPTPGSFAGLKALNLQVFVMIAAIIVIMLFFTWMTDGSYLSARNVSNLLRQTAITGILAVGMVFVIISAEIDLSVGSMMGLLGGVAAIFDVWLGWPLPLTVAVTLVLGLVLGAWNGWWVAYRKVPSFIVTLAGMLAFRGILIGITNGTTVSPTSTAMSQIGQSYLSDSVGFTIGVVGLLAFVAWQWRGRMRRQALGLASPASTSVVGRQALTAVIVLGAIWLLNDYRGVPTPVLLLALLLLGGMFMATRTAFGRRIYAIGGNLEAARLSGINVERTKLAVFAINGLMVAIAGLILSSRLGAGSPSAGNIAELDAIAACVIGGTSLAGGIGSVAGAVMGAFIMASLDNGMSMMDVPTFWQYIVKGAILLLAVWMDSATKRRA, translated from the coding sequence ATGTCGAAAAGCAATCCGTCTGATATCAAAGTCGCGGTTCCGACGCCCGGATCATTTGCGGGGCTAAAAGCGCTGAACCTGCAGGTTTTCGTGATGATCGCGGCGATTATCGTCATCATGCTGTTCTTTACCTGGATGACCGATGGCTCGTACTTAAGTGCGCGTAACGTCTCTAACCTGCTGCGTCAGACGGCCATCACCGGCATTCTGGCTGTGGGCATGGTGTTCGTGATTATCTCAGCGGAGATCGACCTGTCAGTCGGTTCGATGATGGGTTTACTCGGTGGCGTGGCGGCCATTTTTGACGTCTGGCTTGGCTGGCCGCTGCCGTTGACCGTTGCGGTAACGCTGGTGCTGGGACTTGTGCTCGGTGCCTGGAACGGCTGGTGGGTTGCCTACCGTAAAGTCCCGTCGTTCATTGTCACTCTGGCAGGGATGCTGGCCTTCCGCGGGATCTTAATCGGCATTACCAACGGCACCACCGTCTCCCCCACCAGCACGGCGATGTCGCAGATTGGTCAGAGTTACCTCTCCGATAGCGTGGGCTTTACGATTGGCGTGGTAGGTTTGCTGGCGTTTGTCGCGTGGCAGTGGCGTGGGCGCATGCGCCGTCAGGCACTGGGGCTGGCTTCTCCTGCATCAACGTCCGTGGTGGGGCGTCAGGCCCTTACGGCGGTTATTGTGCTAGGCGCAATCTGGCTTCTGAACGACTACCGTGGCGTCCCGACGCCTGTATTGCTGCTGGCACTGTTACTGCTGGGTGGCATGTTTATGGCCACGCGTACCGCATTTGGCCGCCGCATTTACGCCATCGGCGGCAATCTGGAGGCCGCTCGCCTCTCCGGGATCAATGTCGAGCGTACCAAACTCGCGGTGTTCGCCATTAACGGTCTGATGGTGGCTATCGCCGGGTTGATCCTCAGCTCACGTCTGGGGGCTGGTTCTCCCTCCGCCGGTAACATCGCCGAGCTGGATGCCATCGCCGCCTGCGTAATTGGTGGTACCAGCCTCGCAGGTGGTATCGGTAGCGTGGCGGGGGCCGTAATGGGCGCATTTATTATGGCTTCGCTGGATAACGGGATGAGTATGATGGACGTCCCGACGTTTTGGCAGTATATCGTCAAGGGGGCCATTCTTTTACTCGCCGTCTGGATGGACTCGGCCACCAAACGACGGGCCTGA
- a CDS encoding xylose ABC transporter ATP-binding protein, with translation MSYLLEMKSITKRFGTVKAVDNVSLRLNPGEVVSLCGENGSGKSTLMKVLCGIYPYGSYEGEIVFAGEVIQATHIRDTERKGIAIIHQELALVKHLTVLENIFLGAEISRHGVLDYDTMTLRCEKLLAQVSLSISPDTRVGDLGLGQQQLVEIAKALNKQVRLLILDEPTASLTEQETAVLLNIIRDLQNHGIACIYISHKLNEVKAISDTICVIRDGQHIGTREAAGMSEDDIITMMVGRELTALYPNEPHATGDEVLRVENLTAWHPVNRHIKRVNNVSFSLHSGEILGIAGLVGAGRTEAVQCLFGVWPGRWEGTIYIDGQPVKIDNCQQAIARGIAMVPEDRKKDGIVPVMAVGKNITLAALDQFSGTLSSLDDAAEQQCILQSLARLKVKTSSPELAIGRLSGGNQQKAILARCLLLNPRILILDEPTRGIDIGAKYEIYKLINQLVQQGIAVIVISSELPEVLGLSDRVLVMHEGKLKANLINQNLTQEQVMEAALRSERHVEKQSV, from the coding sequence ATGTCTTATTTACTTGAAATGAAAAGCATCACTAAGCGCTTCGGTACGGTGAAAGCCGTCGACAACGTCAGTCTCCGGCTGAACCCCGGCGAAGTGGTTTCGCTGTGTGGTGAAAACGGTTCGGGCAAATCAACATTGATGAAAGTGCTGTGCGGGATCTACCCGTACGGCAGCTACGAAGGCGAAATCGTCTTTGCCGGTGAAGTCATCCAGGCGACACACATTCGCGATACCGAACGTAAAGGCATCGCCATCATCCACCAGGAGCTGGCACTGGTGAAGCATCTCACCGTGCTGGAGAACATTTTCCTTGGGGCTGAGATTTCCCGCCACGGCGTGCTGGACTACGACACCATGACGCTGCGCTGTGAAAAGCTGCTGGCGCAGGTGAGTCTCAGCATTTCACCGGATACCCGCGTGGGCGATCTTGGTCTGGGGCAGCAGCAGCTGGTCGAAATTGCGAAAGCGCTTAATAAGCAGGTCAGGCTGCTGATCCTTGATGAACCAACGGCGTCGCTCACCGAACAGGAAACCGCGGTACTGCTCAATATCATCCGCGATCTGCAAAACCACGGCATCGCCTGTATCTACATTTCGCACAAGCTGAATGAGGTCAAAGCCATTTCTGACACCATCTGCGTGATCCGCGATGGGCAACACATCGGCACGCGCGAAGCCGCAGGCATGAGTGAAGATGACATCATCACTATGATGGTAGGCCGCGAGCTGACGGCGCTCTACCCGAATGAACCTCATGCAACCGGCGATGAAGTGTTGCGCGTGGAAAACCTGACCGCTTGGCATCCCGTTAACCGCCACATCAAGCGTGTAAATAACGTCTCGTTTTCTCTGCACAGCGGCGAAATTCTCGGTATTGCCGGGTTAGTCGGCGCCGGGCGCACCGAAGCCGTACAGTGTCTGTTTGGCGTGTGGCCGGGGCGCTGGGAGGGCACGATATATATCGACGGTCAGCCGGTGAAAATCGACAACTGCCAACAGGCGATTGCCCGCGGCATTGCCATGGTGCCGGAAGACCGCAAAAAAGACGGCATCGTACCGGTCATGGCAGTGGGTAAAAACATCACCCTTGCAGCTCTTGATCAGTTCTCCGGCACCCTGAGCAGCCTGGATGATGCCGCTGAGCAGCAGTGTATTCTCCAGTCGCTCGCCCGACTGAAGGTAAAAACATCCTCTCCGGAACTGGCCATTGGCCGACTGAGTGGGGGCAACCAGCAGAAGGCCATTCTGGCGCGCTGCCTGCTTCTCAATCCACGCATATTAATCCTTGATGAGCCAACGCGCGGGATTGATATCGGCGCCAAATATGAAATCTACAAACTGATTAATCAGCTTGTACAGCAAGGGATTGCCGTCATTGTCATCTCGTCTGAATTACCCGAAGTGCTCGGTCTGAGTGACCGCGTGCTGGTGATGCACGAGGGAAAACTGAAAGCCAACCTGATTAACCAGAACCTGACGCAGGAGCAGGTGATGGAAGCCGCTTTAAGGAGCGAACGTCATGTCGAAAAGCAATCCGTCTGA
- a CDS encoding IS5 family transposase — translation MSHQLTFADSEFSSKRRQTRKEIFLSRMEQILPWQNMVEVIEPFYPKAGNGRRPYPLETMLRIHCMQHWYNLSDGAMEDALYEIASMRLFARLSLDSALPDRTTIMNFRHLLEQHQLARQLFKTINRWLAEAGVMMTQGTLVDATIIEAPSSTKNKEQQRDPEMHQTKKGNQWHFGMKAHIGVDAKSGLTHSLVTTAANEHDLNQLGNLLHGEEQFVSADAGYQGAPQREELAEVDVDWLIAERPGRVKTLKQHPRKNKTAINIEYMKASIRARVEHPFRIIKRQFGFVKARYKGLLKNDNQLAMLFTLANLFRVDQMIRQRERSQ, via the coding sequence ATGAGTCATCAACTTACCTTCGCCGACAGTGAATTCAGCAGTAAGCGCCGTCAGACCAGAAAAGAGATTTTCTTGTCCCGCATGGAGCAGATTCTGCCATGGCAAAACATGGTGGAAGTCATCGAGCCGTTTTACCCCAAGGCTGGTAATGGCCGGCGACCTTATCCGCTGGAAACCATGCTACGCATTCACTGCATGCAGCATTGGTACAACCTGAGCGATGGCGCGATGGAAGATGCTCTGTACGAAATCGCCTCCATGCGCCTGTTTGCCCGATTATCCCTGGATAGCGCCCTGCCGGATCGCACCACCATCATGAATTTCCGCCACCTGCTCGAGCAGCATCAACTGGCCCGTCAATTGTTCAAGACCATCAATCGCTGGCTGGCCGAAGCAGGCGTCATGATGACCCAAGGCACTTTGGTGGATGCCACCATCATTGAGGCACCCAGCTCTACCAAGAACAAAGAGCAGCAACGCGATCCGGAGATGCATCAGACCAAGAAAGGCAATCAGTGGCACTTTGGCATGAAGGCCCACATTGGTGTCGATGCCAAGAGTGGCCTGACCCACAGCCTAGTCACCACCGCGGCCAACGAGCATGACCTCAATCAGCTGGGTAATCTGCTTCATGGAGAGGAGCAATTTGTCTCAGCCGATGCCGGCTACCAAGGAGCGCCACAGCGCGAGGAGCTGGCCGAGGTGGATGTGGACTGGCTGATCGCCGAGCGTCCCGGCAGGGTAAAAACCTTGAAGCAGCATCCGCGCAAGAACAAAACGGCCATCAACATCGAATACATGAAAGCCAGCATCCGTGCCAGGGTGGAGCACCCGTTTCGCATCATCAAGCGGCAGTTCGGCTTCGTGAAAGCCAGATACAAGGGGCTGCTGAAAAACGATAACCAACTGGCGATGTTATTCACCCTGGCCAACCTGTTTCGAGTGGACCAAATGATACGTCAGAGGGAGAGATCTCAGTAA